In the Streptomyces spororaveus genome, CGGGGCGAGGACCCCATCCGCATGCTGTCCGCGCCGATCCCGGCCACGGCCTACGCGCTGAAGAAGACGGGCATGTCGCTGGCCGACATCGACCTGGTGGAGATCAACGAGGCGTTTGCCCCGGTGGTGCTGGCCTGGCTGAAGGAGACCGGCGCCGACCCGGAGCGGGTCAACGTCAACGGCGGCGCGATCGCCCTCGGCCACCCGCTGGGCGCGACCGGGGTGAAGCTGATGACCACCCTCCTGCACGAACTGGAGCGCACCGGCGGCCGCTACGGCCTCCAGACGATGTGCGAGGGCGGCGGCCAGGCCAACGTGACGATCATCGAACGGCTGTAGCCGCCGTACGGGTCACTCGGGGAGCAGGGCGAAGCCGAGGAGCACGGCGGCCTCCACGCGGACCGAGCCCGGGGTGAGGGAGCCGTCGTCCTCCGGGTCACCGCCCGTGCGCCGGCCGTGGCTGCGGACGTCCAGCGACTCCGGGTCGACGTCCTCGATGTGGATGACCGGCCCCAGCCGCAGTCCGCACGCCTGCGCGTACACCTCGGCCTTGCGCCGGGCGGCCGCCACCGCCCGGTGCCGGGCCTCGTCCCGCATGGCGGGCTTGTCGTCCACCTCGAACCGCACGGCGTCGACCCGGTTCGCACCGGCCGTGACCGCGTCCTCGATCAGCAGCTCCAGCCCGGCCAGCGCCTCCGTCCGCACGGTGTACGTGGCCACGCAGGCGTAGCC is a window encoding:
- a CDS encoding SIMPL domain-containing protein — encoded protein: MAAIKEPWGLSVLGAGSVSAEPRLAHVDLAVDLLAPTPKAAFAEAGAAVTRLRSVLREHGIPDSDVSGSRLQLTSQYRGYGADRTFHGYACVATYTVRTEALAGLELLIEDAVTAGANRVDAVRFEVDDKPAMRDEARHRAVAAARRKAEVYAQACGLRLGPVIHIEDVDPESLDVRSHGRRTGGDPEDDGSLTPGSVRVEAAVLLGFALLPE